A stretch of the Lolium perenne isolate Kyuss_39 chromosome 3, Kyuss_2.0, whole genome shotgun sequence genome encodes the following:
- the LOC139838347 gene encoding uncharacterized protein, with amino-acid sequence MASPAAPRFSSREAYRLLSPVHPRDVSACRSWALRLPSKLKIFAYLTDNYRLSTRANLFYKSYAPTDVCADFPEVDTCRHLFFDCRLARDTWGFLCVPIPTGSFSIWELPAPLAVPAAIWHAGVAAILWGLWKARNGLVFNVRPASSTMVLRRVGDDLALWRWRYRLDERAPFDLLQSFLLSCIR; translated from the coding sequence ATGGCCTCTCCCGCTGCTCCACGCTTCAGCTCCCGAGAGGCATATCGACTTCTCTCACCTGTTCACCCCCGCGATGTCTCCGCCTGCCGGTCGTGGGCCTTGCGCCTCCCATCAAAGCTGAAGATCTTTGCCTACCTCACTGACAACTACCGGCTGAGCACCCGCGCCAACCTCTTCTACAAAAGCTACGCACCCACGGATGTATGCGCGGATTTCCCGGAGGTGGATACTTGCAGGCACCTCTTCTTCGACTGCCGCCTTGCGAGAGATACTTGGGGCTTCTTGTGTGTGCCAATTCCCACGGGCTCCTTCTCCATTTGGGAGCTTCCAGCCCCTCTTGCCGTCCCTGCTGCGATTTGGCATGCTGGCGTTGCTGCTATTCTGTGGGGCCTTTGGAAGGCTCGGAATGGTCTAGTTTTCAACGTTAGACCTGCTTCTTCAACAATGGTGCTTAGGAGAGTGGGCGACGACCTcgccctttggaggtggcgctatCGGCTGGATGAGAGGGCACCTTTTGACCTACTCCAGTCATTTTTACTCTCTTGTATCCGTTGA